From Enterococcus wangshanyuanii, the proteins below share one genomic window:
- a CDS encoding o-succinylbenzoate--CoA ligase yields the protein MSSWLQKQVNERPDHPAFYWQDEVWSFFEVAEEVQKWVAEYSASIQQSEKRIALFSRNSKEMYFSILALWELGKEIVFLNTHLSLQELQYQLTDAKVKIVVTATEYLSVVADLNQVNILEMKRGKVSVLNQKQMELNYQLEMPASIMYTSGTTGKPKGVVQRFSNHLASALGTQENMGITAADCWLCPVPLFHISGLSIVIRQLVLGCSFRLYSKFDAKSITKDLTEGRGTVISVVAVMLRELLEYYPKAGYSKEFKAMLLGGGPIAPAALEQCERNKIPVIQSYGMTETCSQVVALSFEDASKKIGSAGKPLKGMQIKIIVENGKKAPANNVGEILLKGKNVIQNYLNGEQWQTEKWTADGWFKTGDMGYLDNEGYLYLVSRLSELIISGGENIYPTEIEHVLQEFPGVKEVAVIGESDQKWGAVPVAYIVGDPTITIEKINEFAKQHLAKYKCPKRLYLCNCLPRTASGKLAKHRLTTEEREAFLSK from the coding sequence ATGAGTAGTTGGCTTCAAAAACAAGTAAATGAACGACCGGATCATCCTGCTTTTTACTGGCAGGATGAAGTATGGTCATTTTTTGAAGTAGCAGAAGAAGTTCAAAAATGGGTAGCTGAATACTCTGCAAGTATTCAGCAATCAGAGAAACGTATTGCACTTTTTAGCCGAAATTCAAAAGAGATGTATTTTTCGATCCTAGCATTATGGGAATTAGGTAAAGAGATCGTTTTTTTGAATACGCATTTAAGCCTTCAAGAACTTCAATATCAATTGACAGATGCTAAAGTAAAAATAGTGGTTACAGCAACTGAATACTTATCGGTAGTTGCAGACTTGAACCAAGTGAACATCCTTGAAATGAAACGCGGGAAAGTTTCGGTTCTTAATCAAAAACAAATGGAACTAAATTATCAGCTCGAAATGCCAGCTTCGATCATGTATACATCTGGTACAACAGGGAAACCTAAAGGGGTTGTTCAGCGTTTTAGCAACCATCTTGCCAGTGCTTTAGGCACACAAGAAAATATGGGGATTACCGCAGCTGATTGTTGGCTTTGTCCAGTACCACTATTTCATATTAGCGGACTATCGATCGTGATTCGTCAATTGGTTCTGGGTTGCAGCTTTCGCTTATATAGTAAATTTGATGCTAAAAGTATAACCAAAGATTTAACTGAAGGTCGAGGAACAGTGATTTCCGTTGTGGCTGTCATGCTGAGAGAGCTACTGGAGTATTACCCTAAAGCGGGATACAGTAAAGAATTTAAAGCAATGCTTTTGGGTGGCGGACCTATTGCTCCAGCTGCATTAGAGCAATGCGAACGAAACAAAATTCCTGTGATCCAATCTTATGGGATGACTGAAACATGTTCTCAAGTAGTTGCATTAAGCTTCGAGGATGCCTCTAAAAAGATCGGTTCGGCAGGAAAGCCTTTAAAAGGTATGCAAATCAAAATTATAGTTGAAAATGGAAAAAAAGCACCAGCGAATAACGTTGGTGAAATCCTTTTAAAAGGAAAAAATGTGATTCAAAATTATTTGAACGGCGAGCAGTGGCAAACAGAAAAATGGACGGCAGACGGTTGGTTTAAAACAGGAGATATGGGGTATTTGGATAATGAAGGGTACCTTTATTTAGTGAGTCGTTTAAGTGAACTGATCATTTCTGGCGGAGAGAATATTTATCCTACAGAAATTGAACATGTCCTGCAAGAATTTCCAGGCGTGAAAGAAGTTGCTGTGATCGGTGAGTCAGATCAAAAATGGGGCGCTGTTCCAGTTGCTTATATCGTTGGTGATCCAACGATTACGATTGAAAAAATCAATGAATTTGCGAAGCAGCACTTAGCGAAATATAAATGTCCAAAACGACTCTATCTATGTAATTGTTTGCCTAGAACTGCGAGTGGAAAACTTGCGAAACATCGTTTAACAACAGAAGAAAGGGAGGCTTTTTTAAGCAAATGA
- a CDS encoding isochorismate synthase, with product MSIPNELKEAYMNGYRQFSWIKKINEHTESLRTYFEKGQKYFKGTRFYWQTPEQELILVGFGKEQVLVEDQASFNNVDAFLLKEHDLVYQNETISGTGAMLVGGFAFDHHSIEQNEWGEMDRGLFYLPTFLFSQKNEQRYLTINFSAESLAELEYKWHALNEQIEEIMQEQVKTNTTFQEIIAEEVAVSEWMQLVDQTVEQLKQSGPLEKVVLARRMKVKTNDSFQAEYILRNLQEQQTNTYFFVLESADQLFIGATPERLLKATDTTFSTASIAGSVSRGTTAAEDEELGNYLLNDMKNRQEHKIVVDRITREVEQMTGVSILPQAPKLLKNRDIQHLHLPIEGKRQKQYRFLKGVKQLHPTPALGGEPKELALEWLRQHEKLDRGLYGAPIGWVAIKEDIGEFAVGIRSAVFSGDTGYLYAGCGIVKDSQAEQEREETKIKFQPMLRGIGGKINDKSN from the coding sequence ATGAGCATTCCTAATGAATTAAAAGAAGCATATATGAACGGCTATCGTCAATTTAGCTGGATCAAAAAAATAAATGAACATACAGAATCTTTGCGTACTTATTTTGAGAAGGGACAAAAATATTTCAAAGGTACTAGATTCTATTGGCAAACGCCCGAACAAGAACTGATACTTGTAGGATTTGGGAAAGAGCAAGTATTAGTAGAGGATCAGGCTTCTTTTAATAATGTCGATGCTTTTCTATTAAAAGAACATGACTTGGTTTATCAAAATGAAACGATTAGCGGGACAGGTGCAATGTTAGTTGGCGGCTTTGCATTTGACCATCACTCGATAGAACAAAATGAGTGGGGTGAGATGGATCGGGGATTGTTTTATTTACCAACATTCCTGTTTTCTCAAAAAAATGAACAAAGATATTTGACGATTAATTTTAGTGCTGAAAGTCTAGCAGAATTAGAGTATAAATGGCATGCTCTAAATGAGCAGATAGAAGAGATAATGCAGGAACAAGTGAAAACAAACACAACTTTTCAGGAAATTATTGCCGAAGAAGTAGCTGTTTCTGAATGGATGCAATTAGTCGACCAAACAGTGGAACAATTAAAACAATCTGGACCTTTAGAAAAGGTTGTTTTAGCTAGACGAATGAAAGTAAAAACCAATGACTCTTTTCAAGCAGAATATATTTTGAGAAATCTGCAAGAACAGCAGACGAATACTTATTTCTTTGTGCTGGAATCAGCTGATCAACTCTTTATTGGTGCTACTCCGGAACGATTGCTGAAGGCAACTGACACAACTTTTTCGACAGCAAGCATCGCTGGTTCTGTTTCACGTGGAACAACGGCCGCTGAAGATGAAGAATTAGGCAATTATTTACTGAACGATATGAAAAATCGACAAGAACATAAAATTGTTGTTGATCGAATTACTAGAGAAGTAGAGCAGATGACAGGTGTTTCGATTTTACCTCAGGCGCCTAAGCTATTAAAAAATCGAGACATTCAGCATCTACATCTACCAATTGAGGGAAAACGACAAAAACAGTATCGTTTTTTAAAAGGAGTAAAACAACTTCATCCAACACCAGCATTAGGTGGGGAACCAAAAGAATTGGCTTTAGAATGGTTAAGGCAGCATGAAAAGTTGGATAGAGGTCTATATGGTGCACCGATCGGCTGGGTTGCGATCAAGGAAGATATTGGTGAATTTGCCGTTGGTATACGTTCGGCAGTTTTTTCGGGGGATACCGGCTATTTATATGCTGGCTGTGGGATCGTAAAGGATTCACAAGCAGAGCAGGAAAGAGAAGAAACCAAAATCAAATTTCAACCAATGTTAAGAGGAATAGGAGGGAAGATCAATGACAAATCAAATTGA
- the menD gene encoding 2-succinyl-5-enolpyruvyl-6-hydroxy-3-cyclohexene-1-carboxylic-acid synthase, whose protein sequence is MTNQIDMTRYLHSFVEGMISSGVSQAVISPGSRSTPLALLLHRQEKIETFVEVDERSAAFFALGLSKASNKPVALLCTSGTAAANYYPAICEAKASHVPLIILTTDRPHELRQVGAPQSMDQLQLFQNHVKSFVEMAIPEGTKEMLDYAYWQGMRSTDTASQTPKGPVHLNFPLREPLLPDLSYSLKTKRQTEIIAGKPQLTEEQLIQCVNAWQGKKGVLVVGGSHTPKEARLFVELAEVLNWPIISDPLTNITSCGLDSSLIMSYADLFIQEVTMIYRPEVVVRFGMLPISKNTMFWLRSLEKTETIIYFVDETGEWQDQLKQTQVAIQVQEQPFLQAVKENITVKASGSWTAQWIQWQKITEQVLEELAEMNQLNETSASLLVHKQMMADGQLFVSNSNAIRFIDRFATVENTSYHLFGNRGINGIDGIVSTALGMCATNPDRQNILLIGDLALYHDMNGLLLAQRYQLPLTIILLNNNGGGIFSFLSQRELEKEDFEPIFGTPIDLDFSLVAKLYGAEYTKAETLEQLDLLLEQTKTEPKFQLIEIIGDREENVRLQEQVMNELKEKLEQDR, encoded by the coding sequence ATGACAAATCAAATTGATATGACAAGATATTTACACTCCTTTGTCGAAGGAATGATTAGTAGTGGCGTCAGTCAGGCAGTGATTAGTCCCGGATCTAGATCCACTCCTCTAGCTTTATTGCTGCATCGACAAGAAAAGATAGAGACGTTTGTTGAAGTCGATGAGCGTTCTGCAGCTTTTTTTGCACTTGGATTAAGTAAAGCAAGTAATAAACCAGTTGCCTTGTTATGTACTTCAGGAACAGCAGCTGCAAATTATTATCCAGCAATCTGTGAAGCGAAAGCGAGTCACGTTCCATTGATCATTTTAACGACGGATCGCCCACATGAATTACGACAAGTAGGTGCACCGCAATCTATGGATCAGCTTCAATTATTCCAAAATCATGTGAAATCATTTGTAGAAATGGCGATTCCGGAAGGAACAAAAGAAATGCTGGACTACGCTTATTGGCAAGGAATGCGCTCGACAGATACAGCTTCCCAAACGCCTAAAGGTCCCGTACATTTAAACTTTCCTTTAAGAGAGCCTTTACTCCCTGATTTGTCATACTCATTAAAAACGAAACGGCAAACAGAAATCATTGCAGGAAAGCCGCAGCTGACAGAAGAACAATTGATTCAGTGCGTCAATGCTTGGCAAGGTAAAAAAGGTGTTCTAGTTGTTGGGGGAAGCCATACACCTAAAGAAGCACGTCTATTTGTCGAATTAGCAGAGGTATTAAACTGGCCTATCATTAGTGATCCGCTGACGAATATTACCTCTTGTGGTCTTGACAGCTCACTGATCATGAGTTATGCGGATTTATTTATTCAAGAAGTAACTATGATTTATCGACCAGAAGTCGTTGTTCGTTTTGGCATGCTGCCGATTTCAAAAAATACGATGTTTTGGCTTCGATCACTTGAGAAAACAGAGACGATCATCTATTTTGTAGATGAGACTGGTGAATGGCAGGATCAATTAAAGCAAACACAAGTTGCGATTCAAGTTCAAGAACAGCCATTTCTTCAAGCAGTTAAAGAAAATATCACAGTAAAAGCATCAGGATCATGGACTGCTCAATGGATTCAATGGCAAAAAATAACTGAACAGGTATTAGAAGAATTAGCTGAAATGAACCAACTCAACGAAACTTCTGCGAGCCTTTTAGTTCATAAACAAATGATGGCTGACGGTCAATTATTCGTTTCAAACAGTAATGCTATTCGTTTTATCGATCGATTTGCTACTGTAGAAAATACTAGCTATCATTTATTTGGGAATCGCGGAATCAATGGAATCGATGGAATCGTTTCGACAGCTTTAGGCATGTGCGCGACGAATCCAGATCGCCAAAATATTTTGCTGATAGGTGATCTGGCCCTGTACCATGATATGAATGGATTATTATTAGCCCAAAGATATCAGTTACCTTTAACGATCATATTGTTGAATAATAACGGTGGCGGTATTTTTTCTTTCCTTTCTCAAAGAGAACTGGAGAAAGAGGATTTTGAACCGATTTTTGGCACACCAATTGATTTAGATTTTTCCCTTGTTGCAAAGTTATATGGTGCTGAATATACAAAAGCTGAAACTTTAGAACAGCTGGATTTATTATTAGAGCAGACAAAAACAGAGCCGAAATTTCAACTAATCGAAATCATTGGGGATCGTGAAGAGAATGTTCGTTTACAGGAACAAGTAATGAACGAGTTAAAGGAAAAATTGGAGCAAGACAGATGA
- the menH gene encoding 2-succinyl-6-hydroxy-2,4-cyclohexadiene-1-carboxylate synthase: MNIEINGVDYYYEWLSYKKGCPTLVCLHGFTGSGQTFAPVFQGKSNLNILVIDLIGHGRSSSHVHPYRYQLDSLCQDLALLTEKLGISVFSLLGYSMGARAALGFYHLFPHKVQQLILESGSPGLKSRSKRTRRQLSDEHLASWTLVSPIKDFVMKWEALPLFDTQRRLPNRLQVAVREERLAQQPFGLACSLWFMGTGIQKSYWAELVDINIPVLLIVGELDHKFRRIAEEMKHIQPMFIIETVEHAGHCVHLEKPRQFEEIVYGFLKGGAADED; encoded by the coding sequence ATGAATATAGAAATTAATGGTGTAGATTACTATTATGAATGGTTATCTTATAAAAAAGGGTGTCCCACTTTAGTCTGTCTGCATGGCTTTACAGGTAGTGGGCAAACCTTTGCACCAGTCTTTCAGGGAAAATCTAATCTTAATATTTTAGTGATCGATTTAATCGGACATGGTCGATCCTCTAGTCATGTGCATCCTTACCGTTATCAGTTAGACTCGTTGTGTCAGGATTTAGCTTTACTAACTGAAAAGCTGGGTATTTCAGTGTTTTCATTATTAGGCTATTCTATGGGGGCTAGAGCAGCTTTAGGGTTCTATCATCTATTTCCTCATAAAGTTCAGCAACTGATCTTAGAGAGTGGTTCTCCGGGCTTAAAAAGTCGATCAAAACGAACAAGACGTCAATTATCGGATGAGCATTTAGCTTCATGGACATTAGTTTCTCCAATCAAAGATTTTGTGATGAAGTGGGAAGCACTGCCTCTTTTTGACACACAAAGACGTTTACCTAATCGGTTACAGGTTGCAGTTCGTGAGGAACGATTAGCACAACAACCATTTGGTTTAGCGTGTAGTTTGTGGTTTATGGGAACAGGCATACAAAAAAGCTATTGGGCAGAATTAGTCGATATAAACATTCCTGTGCTATTGATTGTCGGAGAATTAGATCATAAATTTCGGCGGATTGCTGAGGAAATGAAACATATACAGCCAATGTTCATCATTGAAACGGTCGAACACGCGGGACATTGTGTTCACTTAGAAAAACCGCGTCAATTTGAAGAAATCGTTTATGGATTTTTAAAAGGAGGAGCTGCAGATGAAGATTAA
- the menC gene encoding o-succinylbenzoate synthase codes for MKIKRIDRYRIRLPLRIPFETSYGRLTEKAFDIIQITDELGNQGIGELVPFEQPDYIEETIATARIIIEKHLIPLLIDQEIKDPREISLLFQEVKGNQMAKSSIETAVWDLYAKRNKKSLQTYFSATRTQIPVGVSVGIQPDISELLKQITAYVDQGYQRVKLKIRPGYDLKPIASIREKFPDLPLMVDANSAYTIDDLSHLKRLDAYNLVMLEQPFAADDFLDHAQLQKIMKTKICLDENIRSIKDCELAFALGSCRSINLKIPRVGGITEALKIVDFCEKHDLLVWLGGMFESGVGRALNLQFASQSIFTFPGDISASDRYYYEDIISKPFVLNNGKISVPTGLGIGVSLSPEHLSKFGKYETIYLE; via the coding sequence ATGAAGATTAAACGTATCGATCGTTATCGCATTCGTCTCCCGTTACGTATTCCTTTTGAAACAAGTTATGGCCGACTAACAGAAAAAGCTTTTGATATTATACAGATCACTGATGAATTAGGTAATCAGGGAATCGGGGAGCTCGTGCCATTTGAACAACCAGATTATATTGAAGAAACGATTGCAACAGCACGTATCATTATAGAAAAGCACTTGATTCCTTTGTTGATTGATCAAGAAATCAAGGATCCAAGAGAGATTTCTTTGCTATTTCAAGAAGTAAAAGGCAATCAAATGGCAAAATCCAGTATAGAAACTGCTGTTTGGGATTTATATGCCAAACGGAATAAAAAAAGTCTCCAAACGTATTTTTCTGCAACAAGAACACAAATTCCTGTCGGCGTTAGTGTAGGCATTCAACCTGATATATCTGAATTATTAAAGCAAATTACAGCTTATGTGGATCAAGGATATCAAAGAGTTAAGTTGAAAATACGTCCTGGCTATGACTTGAAACCAATTGCTTCGATTCGAGAAAAGTTTCCTGATTTACCACTAATGGTTGATGCTAATTCTGCGTATACTATCGATGATCTTTCTCATTTGAAAAGGCTGGACGCCTATAATTTGGTGATGCTGGAGCAACCTTTTGCTGCTGATGATTTTTTAGATCATGCACAATTACAAAAAATAATGAAGACAAAAATCTGTTTAGATGAAAATATTCGATCGATCAAAGATTGTGAATTAGCCTTTGCTCTAGGTAGTTGTCGAAGTATCAACCTGAAAATCCCTAGAGTAGGTGGAATCACTGAAGCATTGAAAATCGTAGATTTTTGTGAAAAGCATGACTTGCTTGTGTGGTTAGGCGGTATGTTTGAATCGGGTGTAGGTAGAGCATTGAATCTGCAATTTGCTTCACAAAGCATATTTACTTTCCCAGGAGATATTTCAGCTTCTGATCGGTACTATTATGAAGATATTATATCAAAGCCTTTTGTTCTCAATAATGGTAAGATTTCAGTGCCAACAGGATTGGGAATTGGCGTATCGTTATCACCTGAGCATCTTTCAAAGTTTGGGAAATATGAAACTATCTATTTAGAATAA
- a CDS encoding AMP-binding protein, which translates to MDQLLEYQPLNLYTNYRDASRKTPSTAIIHDEPLPAFPELGTSYTYEQSHDAILNRAYQLASLGVKAEDKIIIFKSSKFDTYLLAVAASYLGAVPAMISYHFPVETIEVFVDRLDDPFILFDDETAEKVKNVKNSSSNKQISIERLLQASTEEVPQVELPKDMIAYMTHTSGTTGIPKLICHSANSMGWRTKWQKTIFTKIAEKKLVGFHISPVHSRFNIGVSSLMAMGFPMMPLSISNSDSVAAMLLKHQPIALETHPNNFVQWTSLAKRAPEVFSSVRYYHSTFDAINNATMASFLKASEKNDPIFLQVYGQSECGPMILKAHTLESLKTSDARDMGVGLEGLTEARIADKDGNVLPKMTDGHIQFLSKGRALTYYKEDERFQATVFGPWWDSGDYGFMDEQGHLHLKDRQVDLIEKIDSNLAIEDHLLDALDFLQEVIIVRAKDNSPQPILAVDPKQEMNWDAWWEQVNDLPRLNEPIIMAWDEIPRTATMKVQRLQIEKALKEQ; encoded by the coding sequence TTGGACCAACTGTTAGAGTACCAACCGCTTAACTTGTATACAAATTATCGTGATGCTTCACGTAAAACTCCCTCTACTGCAATTATTCATGATGAGCCCCTACCTGCTTTTCCGGAGTTAGGCACTAGCTATACGTATGAGCAAAGTCATGATGCTATTTTAAATCGTGCCTATCAATTAGCAAGCCTAGGTGTTAAAGCTGAGGATAAAATCATTATCTTTAAAAGTTCCAAATTCGATACGTATTTACTAGCAGTCGCTGCTTCTTATTTAGGCGCTGTTCCAGCAATGATCTCTTATCATTTTCCAGTAGAAACAATCGAAGTGTTTGTTGATCGTTTAGATGACCCTTTTATTTTATTTGATGATGAAACAGCTGAAAAAGTGAAAAACGTGAAAAACAGTTCTTCTAACAAACAAATCTCTATTGAGAGACTTTTACAAGCATCAACTGAAGAAGTTCCTCAAGTCGAGCTTCCTAAAGACATGATCGCTTATATGACACATACGTCTGGAACAACAGGAATTCCAAAATTAATTTGTCATTCAGCAAATTCTATGGGGTGGCGTACAAAATGGCAAAAAACAATTTTTACTAAAATCGCAGAGAAAAAACTGGTTGGATTCCATATTTCACCTGTACACTCACGTTTTAATATCGGCGTCTCTTCATTAATGGCAATGGGTTTTCCAATGATGCCCTTGTCCATATCCAACAGTGATTCTGTTGCTGCAATGCTCTTAAAACATCAACCTATTGCTCTTGAAACTCATCCAAATAACTTCGTTCAGTGGACTTCATTAGCGAAAAGAGCACCTGAGGTTTTTAGCAGTGTGCGCTACTATCACTCTACATTTGATGCAATCAATAATGCGACTATGGCCAGCTTCTTAAAAGCATCAGAGAAAAACGATCCAATTTTCTTACAAGTCTATGGACAAAGCGAATGTGGTCCAATGATTTTAAAAGCTCATACTCTAGAATCACTAAAAACATCTGATGCTCGTGACATGGGTGTTGGTCTAGAAGGCTTAACTGAAGCTAGAATCGCAGATAAAGACGGCAATGTTCTGCCTAAAATGACAGATGGACATATTCAGTTTCTATCTAAGGGACGTGCGCTTACTTATTACAAAGAAGATGAGCGATTCCAGGCAACGGTTTTTGGTCCTTGGTGGGATAGTGGCGATTATGGCTTTATGGATGAACAAGGTCATCTGCATCTGAAAGATCGTCAGGTTGATTTGATTGAAAAAATCGATAGTAATCTAGCGATCGAAGATCATTTACTAGATGCACTCGATTTCCTTCAAGAAGTGATCATTGTTCGTGCAAAAGATAATTCTCCTCAACCGATTTTAGCTGTTGATCCAAAGCAAGAAATGAACTGGGATGCTTGGTGGGAACAAGTCAATGACTTGCCACGCTTAAACGAACCGATCATTATGGCTTGGGACGAAATTCCCCGCACAGCAACGATGAAAGTTCAACGATTACAGATTGAAAAAGCGTTGAAAGAACAATAA
- the rpsF gene encoding 30S ribosomal protein S6, with protein MSQATNYEIMYIIRPNIDEEAKTALVERFDTILKDNGAEVIESKDWEKRRLAYEMNGFREGIYHIVKVSSPSTAGAINEFDRLAKINDDIIRHMIIKEEA; from the coding sequence ATGAGTCAAGCTACGAATTATGAAATTATGTACATCATTCGTCCGAACATTGATGAAGAAGCAAAAACTGCTTTAGTAGAACGTTTCGACACAATCTTAAAAGATAACGGAGCAGAAGTTATCGAATCAAAAGATTGGGAAAAACGCCGCTTAGCATATGAAATGAACGGATTCCGTGAAGGCATCTATCATATCGTTAAAGTATCTTCTCCATCAACTGCAGGAGCAATCAATGAATTTGATCGTCTTGCTAAAATCAATGACGATATTATCCGTCATATGATTATTAAGGAAGAAGCATAA
- the ssb gene encoding single-stranded DNA-binding protein, producing MINNVVLVGRLTKDPDLRYTSSGSAVATFTLAVNRNFTNQSGNREADFINCVIWRKPAETMANYARKGTLLGVTGRIQTRNYENQQGQRVYVTEVVCENFQLLESRSASEQRQTQEGSAPSYNSGGGSFQSSQNNNFSGQNNFNQSSSQSSNNGMPDFDRDADPFGGTGSTIDISDDDLPF from the coding sequence ATGATTAACAACGTTGTATTAGTTGGAAGACTAACAAAAGATCCAGATTTACGATACACTTCTAGCGGTTCAGCTGTTGCGACATTTACTTTAGCAGTAAATCGTAACTTTACGAATCAAAGTGGGAATCGTGAAGCAGATTTTATTAACTGTGTGATTTGGCGTAAACCTGCTGAAACAATGGCAAACTATGCGCGTAAAGGTACATTGTTAGGTGTAACAGGTCGTATTCAAACTAGAAATTATGAAAATCAGCAAGGTCAACGTGTCTACGTGACTGAAGTTGTTTGTGAAAATTTCCAGTTGTTAGAGTCTCGTTCTGCATCAGAGCAAAGACAAACACAAGAAGGATCAGCACCGTCATACAATTCCGGCGGCGGAAGTTTCCAATCATCACAGAATAATAATTTTTCAGGACAAAACAATTTTAATCAATCATCCTCTCAGTCTAGCAATAACGGTATGCCTGATTTTGATAGAGATGCTGATCCATTCGGTGGAACAGGATCGACTATTGACATTTCAGATGATGATTTACCATTCTAA
- the rpsR gene encoding 30S ribosomal protein S18, whose translation MAQQRRGGRKRRKVDYIAANHIEYIDYKDVELLKKFISERGKILPRRVTGTGAKNQRKLTIAIKRARIMGLLPFVGEEQ comes from the coding sequence ATGGCACAACAAAGAAGAGGCGGACGTAAACGTCGTAAAGTTGACTATATTGCAGCAAACCATATTGAATATATCGATTACAAAGATGTTGAATTACTAAAAAAATTCATTTCTGAGCGTGGGAAAATTTTGCCACGTCGTGTAACAGGTACTGGTGCTAAAAATCAACGTAAATTAACAATTGCGATTAAACGTGCACGTATCATGGGCTTATTACCATTCGTTGGTGAAGAGCAATAA